The proteins below are encoded in one region of Gaiella occulta:
- a CDS encoding class I SAM-dependent methyltransferase: MTDRGTTPVSDPRRGGHIADTNDRYYLASRPELRRLVPSGARRALDVGCGIGNLGAALREEAGIEAHGLELYPDAAAEARARLDSVVEGDLDHLTELPFPDGYFDCMLFGDVLEHLHDPTRALGMLSRYLADDGTLICSIPNVGHWSVLTMLLGHGRWQYEERGLLDRTHVTFFTLAEIIEMLESTGFELDTLEATQVGDSPAVEPLVACAAALGARPDRMRRQLLAYQYILRAHRTGSP, encoded by the coding sequence ATGACCGATCGAGGGACGACTCCCGTCTCCGACCCCCGAAGGGGCGGCCACATCGCGGACACGAACGACCGCTACTACCTGGCCTCCCGGCCCGAGCTGCGCCGTCTCGTCCCCTCAGGGGCGCGGCGCGCGCTCGACGTCGGCTGTGGGATCGGCAACCTGGGCGCGGCTCTCAGGGAGGAAGCGGGCATCGAGGCCCACGGTCTCGAGCTCTATCCCGACGCCGCGGCGGAGGCCCGTGCACGGCTCGACTCGGTGGTGGAGGGCGACCTCGACCACCTGACGGAGCTGCCGTTCCCCGACGGGTACTTCGACTGCATGCTCTTCGGCGACGTCCTGGAGCACCTCCACGACCCGACCCGCGCACTCGGGATGCTGAGCCGCTACCTCGCCGACGACGGCACCCTGATCTGCTCGATCCCGAACGTCGGGCACTGGTCGGTTCTGACCATGCTCCTGGGACACGGACGCTGGCAATACGAGGAGCGCGGGTTGCTCGACCGGACGCACGTCACCTTCTTCACCCTCGCCGAGATCATCGAGATGCTCGAGTCGACCGGCTTCGAGCTCGACACGCTCGAGGCGACCCAGGTCGGCGACTCGCCGGCCGTCGAGCCGCTGGTCGCGTGCGCGGCAGCGCTCGGGGCGCGGCCCGATCGAATGCGCCGGCAGCTGCTCGCCTACCAGTACATCCTCCGCGCCCACCGCACCGGCTCACCGTAG